The Streptomonospora litoralis genome window below encodes:
- a CDS encoding sulfotransferase, producing MKQPPYILLVNGTKVRRPVFVLGAPHSGVELIGRALGKAPGFHVGAGHGTVLDAAYALARRPSIAEERASGTAALLRAAFAESWQLTPRTCPYCPARPVPAREAAAPCRHAGDVSRYGDASPDLIYSAAALQTAFEDAVFVQIIRDGRDVATEMLADEHALSWFRPALSNLAEEMPNPFFGIESEEERTRYPKLSVAAKCALRWRGAVRLSARLRGSLGADRLMTLRYEDVFGGEVAAAERLREFTGARVSAVELVRTDSPGIGAWRNRLNAEQREEVRSVAGAELKRLGYAKGR from the coding sequence ATGAAACAGCCGCCCTACATCCTCCTGGTGAACGGGACGAAGGTCCGCAGGCCGGTCTTCGTCCTGGGTGCGCCGCATTCCGGCGTGGAGCTCATCGGCCGCGCCCTGGGCAAAGCACCGGGCTTCCACGTCGGCGCGGGCCACGGCACCGTGCTCGACGCGGCCTACGCCCTGGCGCGGCGGCCGTCGATCGCCGAGGAGCGCGCCTCGGGCACCGCGGCGCTGCTGCGGGCGGCGTTCGCGGAGTCCTGGCAGCTGACCCCGCGCACGTGCCCCTACTGCCCGGCCCGACCGGTGCCCGCCCGCGAAGCGGCAGCGCCCTGCCGGCACGCCGGCGACGTCAGCCGGTACGGCGACGCGAGCCCGGATCTGATCTACAGCGCCGCCGCGCTGCAGACGGCGTTCGAGGACGCCGTGTTCGTGCAGATCATCCGGGACGGGCGCGACGTGGCGACCGAGATGCTGGCAGACGAGCATGCGCTCTCGTGGTTCCGCCCGGCGCTGTCGAACCTGGCGGAGGAGATGCCCAACCCCTTCTTCGGAATCGAGAGCGAGGAGGAGCGCACGCGCTACCCGAAGCTGTCCGTCGCGGCCAAATGCGCGCTGCGCTGGCGCGGCGCGGTGCGGCTGTCGGCCCGGCTGCGCGGTTCGCTGGGGGCCGACCGGCTGATGACGCTGCGCTACGAGGACGTCTTCGGCGGCGAGGTCGCGGCGGCCGAGCGACTGCGCGAGTTCACCGGCGCCCGGGTCTCGGCCGTCGAGCTGGTGCGCACCGACTCACCGGGCATCGGAGCCTGGCGCAACCGCCTCAACGCGGAGCAGCGCGAGGAGGTCCGCTCCGTCGCGGGCGCGGAACTGAAGCGACTGGGCTACGCCAAGGGGCGCTGA
- a CDS encoding SIR2 family NAD-dependent protein deacylase: MTAAASPADAAHLLAGAERITVLTGAGISTDSGIPDFRGPQGVWTKDPGAAALFDYDTYMADANVRRTVWQMRRDHPAWQAAPNAAHRALAELDAAGRLRALVTQNIDGLHQAAGVADDHVIEVHGTMKQVACMKCGHRTPAPEVLERLEEESDPRCLVCGGIQKADTISFGQRLKPDVLDAAVQAAAEGAVFVAVGTSLAVHPVAGLCDIALENGVPLVVVNAEETPYDGVAEVVLRGQISEVVPELVKYALGTAG; encoded by the coding sequence ATGACCGCAGCCGCCAGCCCCGCCGACGCCGCGCACCTGCTCGCCGGCGCCGAGCGGATCACCGTGCTCACCGGGGCCGGTATCTCCACCGATTCCGGCATCCCGGACTTCCGCGGGCCGCAGGGCGTGTGGACCAAGGACCCGGGCGCGGCCGCCCTGTTCGACTACGACACCTACATGGCCGACGCGAACGTCCGCCGCACGGTGTGGCAGATGCGCCGCGACCACCCCGCCTGGCAGGCCGCCCCCAACGCCGCCCACCGCGCCCTTGCCGAGCTGGACGCCGCCGGGCGCCTGCGCGCACTGGTCACCCAGAACATCGACGGCCTCCACCAGGCCGCCGGTGTCGCCGACGACCACGTCATCGAGGTGCACGGCACCATGAAGCAGGTGGCGTGCATGAAGTGCGGCCACCGCACGCCCGCGCCGGAGGTGCTGGAGCGGCTGGAGGAGGAGTCCGACCCGCGCTGCCTCGTGTGCGGCGGCATCCAAAAGGCCGACACCATCTCCTTCGGCCAGCGCCTCAAACCCGACGTGCTCGACGCCGCCGTGCAGGCCGCCGCCGAGGGGGCGGTGTTCGTGGCGGTCGGGACGTCGCTGGCGGTGCACCCGGTGGCCGGGTTGTGCGACATCGCGCTGGAGAACGGGGTTCCGCTGGTCGTCGTCAACGCCGAGGAGACGCCGTACGACGGCGTCGCGGAGGTGGTCCTGCGCGGCCAGATCAGCGAGGTGGTGCCGGAGCTGGTGAAGTACGCGTTGGGGACGGCGGGGTAG
- a CDS encoding NACHT domain-containing protein has translation MAKRLGYADALKMLGQDDPAVVGFAEKLTEGALGSLGLPGVAGAGGAIAHMGHQALTGIREKITGISRMDRTERVSAAFNVLVTVSVFEALDEVLQDSRAQLRLSDLQLSADEQLQLSERFLGGMPALRGVAFDGQVRWISTGEEAASTADVLINFLLGLAVWEELDETARASAQHSIQNRLPDRAERRFLESYRRLAADVPEFGVWANMAAHEATQRRVGEIDTGLAVLRGLVEGMDSQRVLDRRRRELAGVYRAALSRRVLRSSAAPAGLELPTLETAYLAPRGRFAVAGAGSMPSADAWWADVPLHDDLQSLLAGMLTLEQVTGSPIVVLGHPGAGKSVLTEMLAARLSTADFFALRVELRAVPPNAPIHTQIEEGVAAMLNTTVQWRTLAESANGALPVVILDGFDELLQASGVNRSDYLEQVQEFQRQQEALGQPVAVIVTSRTVVADRARIPDGIPILRLEPFDDRQLAGMVQIWNEANPDAYTARGLQPPTVEALLPYRELATQPLLLLMLLVYDAEDNALQRSGGELSRSALYEHLLTMFAEREVRKHRSNLGSPELARAIEDELHRLEVVAVAMFARQRQSVAADELERDLAVLMPDAALRPADADLHGAVTDAHQVLGRFFFVHESRAQVESRTASVFEFLHATFGEYLVARAVTAELAELLAARRFAARRPRAAPPMDDGLFYALTSFSVLGSSAALVEFAHDLLDRRLAEQPEERTEYRELLIDLFREAPYPATGRSYGGYQPRRLPITERQATYTANLIILLTRIESEGIEVSELFDRSGGAPWRWRSLANQWRGLPNHQWHGLLDHVRVRHLGYGGDDPRTVVFREDRAPVNVGECVGFELTSDTRDPVSVTDPYTITLHDAPATSAMLRSTALRLNGTAARMVMVLLPYAAWVSGEPVAWLEDSEQGTAWAEAHDVLELRLGPPSPPDPEKLSKRLRLYERLLSHRLLGRLEAVVLRQAAEDLDYTRAEEAGPHDYSSALIRTVVTYLAGVGEVLKSPAATALPATLDRLHPYAGDHRADFEAARERILALTAAATGEEPGSEAAGTPVSSARSGASSNAAPRGQTRRAALRPRSNRNPDGQPLADDHPARFYGDAADGSGDSSRWGSA, from the coding sequence ATGGCCAAGAGGCTCGGTTACGCCGACGCGCTGAAGATGCTGGGGCAGGACGACCCGGCGGTCGTCGGCTTCGCGGAGAAGCTGACCGAGGGCGCGCTTGGCTCGCTCGGGCTGCCCGGTGTCGCGGGCGCGGGCGGGGCGATCGCCCACATGGGGCATCAGGCGCTGACCGGCATCCGGGAGAAGATCACCGGAATCAGCCGGATGGACCGCACCGAGCGGGTCTCGGCGGCGTTCAACGTGCTGGTGACCGTCTCGGTCTTCGAGGCGCTGGACGAGGTGCTGCAGGACTCCCGCGCACAGTTGCGCCTGTCGGACCTTCAGCTGAGCGCGGACGAGCAGCTGCAGCTGTCGGAGCGGTTCCTCGGCGGCATGCCCGCCTTGCGCGGTGTGGCCTTCGACGGGCAGGTGCGGTGGATCTCGACGGGCGAAGAAGCCGCCTCGACCGCTGATGTGCTGATCAACTTCCTGCTCGGCCTCGCGGTATGGGAGGAACTGGACGAGACCGCACGTGCGTCCGCTCAGCACAGCATTCAGAACCGTCTTCCCGATCGCGCCGAGCGGCGCTTCCTGGAGTCCTACCGCCGATTGGCCGCCGACGTCCCCGAATTCGGCGTGTGGGCGAACATGGCCGCGCACGAGGCCACGCAGCGGCGCGTCGGGGAGATCGACACCGGGTTGGCCGTCCTCCGCGGACTGGTCGAGGGGATGGACTCGCAGCGCGTCCTCGACCGGCGGCGCAGGGAACTCGCCGGGGTCTACCGCGCCGCGCTGAGCCGGCGGGTGCTGCGCTCGTCCGCCGCGCCGGCGGGCCTGGAACTGCCGACCCTCGAAACGGCCTATCTCGCGCCGCGGGGCCGATTCGCAGTCGCCGGGGCGGGGAGTATGCCGTCCGCCGACGCATGGTGGGCCGATGTCCCGCTCCACGACGATCTCCAATCCCTCCTCGCCGGGATGCTCACCCTGGAGCAGGTGACGGGGTCCCCCATCGTCGTCCTCGGTCATCCCGGGGCCGGCAAGTCGGTGCTGACCGAGATGCTCGCCGCGCGGCTGTCCACCGCCGACTTCTTCGCGCTGCGGGTGGAGCTGCGGGCGGTACCGCCCAACGCGCCGATCCACACCCAGATCGAGGAGGGTGTCGCGGCCATGCTGAACACCACCGTGCAGTGGCGGACGCTGGCCGAGTCGGCGAACGGCGCGCTGCCCGTCGTCATTCTGGACGGGTTCGACGAACTGCTGCAGGCCAGCGGGGTCAACCGCTCCGACTACCTGGAGCAGGTGCAGGAGTTCCAGCGGCAGCAGGAGGCGCTGGGCCAGCCGGTGGCGGTCATCGTGACGAGCCGGACGGTCGTCGCCGACCGTGCCAGGATCCCCGACGGGATCCCGATCCTGCGCCTGGAACCCTTCGACGACCGCCAGCTCGCCGGCATGGTGCAGATCTGGAACGAGGCCAACCCCGACGCGTATACCGCACGCGGACTGCAGCCACCCACCGTCGAAGCACTGCTGCCCTACCGCGAACTCGCCACACAGCCGCTGCTGCTGCTCATGCTGCTGGTCTACGACGCCGAGGACAACGCCTTGCAGCGCTCCGGCGGCGAACTCTCCCGCAGCGCGCTGTATGAACATCTGCTGACCATGTTCGCCGAACGTGAGGTGCGCAAGCACCGGTCGAATCTCGGCTCCCCGGAGCTGGCCCGCGCGATCGAGGACGAGCTGCACCGGCTGGAGGTCGTCGCCGTCGCGATGTTCGCCCGCCAGCGGCAGAGCGTCGCCGCCGACGAGCTGGAACGCGACCTGGCCGTCCTCATGCCCGACGCCGCTCTGCGCCCCGCGGACGCCGACCTGCACGGGGCTGTCACCGACGCCCACCAGGTGCTCGGCCGCTTCTTCTTCGTGCACGAGTCGCGGGCACAGGTCGAGTCGCGCACCGCCAGCGTGTTCGAGTTCCTGCACGCGACCTTCGGCGAGTACCTGGTGGCACGCGCCGTCACCGCCGAACTGGCGGAACTGCTGGCGGCCCGCCGGTTCGCCGCGCGACGGCCGCGGGCCGCGCCGCCCATGGACGACGGGCTGTTCTACGCGCTGACGTCGTTCTCCGTGCTCGGTAGCAGCGCGGCGCTGGTCGAGTTCGCCCACGACCTGCTCGACCGGCGGCTCGCCGAACAACCCGAGGAGCGCACCGAGTACCGCGAACTGCTCATCGACCTGTTCCGCGAGGCGCCCTACCCGGCGACCGGCCGCTCCTACGGCGGCTACCAGCCCCGCCGCCTGCCCATTACCGAGCGGCAGGCCACGTATACGGCCAACCTGATCATCCTGCTGACACGCATCGAGTCGGAGGGGATCGAGGTCTCCGAACTTTTCGACCGCAGCGGCGGAGCCCCGTGGCGCTGGCGCAGCCTGGCGAACCAGTGGCGCGGCCTGCCGAACCACCAGTGGCACGGCCTGCTCGACCACGTCCGCGTCCGCCATCTGGGCTACGGCGGTGACGATCCGCGCACCGTCGTCTTCCGCGAAGACCGCGCGCCCGTGAACGTAGGCGAGTGTGTGGGCTTCGAACTCACCTCCGACACGCGGGATCCGGTGTCGGTGACCGACCCCTACACGATCACCCTCCACGACGCCCCGGCTACCTCGGCGATGCTGCGCTCGACCGCGCTGCGGCTCAACGGGACCGCGGCCCGCATGGTGATGGTGCTGCTCCCCTATGCGGCCTGGGTATCGGGCGAACCGGTGGCCTGGCTGGAGGACTCGGAGCAGGGCACCGCGTGGGCCGAAGCGCACGACGTACTGGAACTGCGCTTGGGACCGCCCTCGCCACCTGATCCGGAGAAGCTGAGTAAGCGGCTGCGGCTCTACGAGAGGCTGCTGTCGCACCGGTTGCTGGGCAGGCTGGAGGCGGTGGTCCTGCGCCAGGCGGCGGAGGACCTCGACTACACCCGCGCCGAGGAAGCCGGGCCGCACGACTACTCCTCCGCCCTGATACGGACCGTCGTCACCTACCTCGCCGGCGTCGGGGAGGTGCTGAAGTCTCCTGCCGCCACCGCGCTACCCGCAACACTGGACCGGCTGCACCCATACGCGGGGGATCACCGGGCGGACTTCGAGGCCGCCCGGGAACGCATCCTGGCCTTGACCGCCGCTGCGACGGGTGAGGAGCCCGGATCGGAGGCGGCCGGCACCCCCGTGTCCTCGGCGAGGTCCGGCGCCTCGTCGAATGCGGCGCCCAGGGGCCAAACGCGCCGGGCGGCGCTCCGCCCGCGCAGCAACCGGAACCCGGACGGACAGCCGCTCGCGGACGACCACCCCGCGCGATTCTACGGAGATGCCGCCGACGGCAGCGGTGACAGCAGCCGGTGGGGCTCCGCCTGA
- a CDS encoding uracil-DNA glycosylase: MPGRPLTDVMDDRWAQALAPVAETIGRMGGFLREEVAAGRTYLPSGENVLRAFQQPFDDVRVLIVGQDPYPTPGHAVGLSFSVAPDVKPPGSLRNIFQEYSDDLGLPMPSSGDLSPWTKQGVLLLNRALTVRPGKPASHRGKGWEEVTDQAIRALAERDAPLVGILWGRDARSLRPLMPGVPCVESTHPSPMSAHNGFFGSRPFSRANASLQEQGAEPLDWRLP; the protein is encoded by the coding sequence ATGCCAGGACGACCCTTGACCGACGTGATGGACGACCGCTGGGCCCAGGCCCTCGCACCGGTGGCCGAGACGATCGGCCGGATGGGCGGGTTCCTCCGGGAGGAGGTCGCCGCCGGCCGCACCTACCTGCCCTCCGGCGAGAACGTGCTGCGCGCCTTCCAGCAGCCCTTCGACGACGTGCGGGTGCTCATCGTGGGCCAGGACCCCTACCCCACGCCGGGGCACGCGGTGGGCCTGAGCTTCTCGGTGGCACCCGATGTCAAGCCGCCCGGGAGCCTGCGCAACATCTTCCAGGAGTACAGCGACGACCTCGGCCTGCCGATGCCCTCCAGCGGCGACCTGAGCCCGTGGACCAAGCAGGGCGTCCTGCTGCTCAACCGCGCGCTCACCGTACGGCCCGGCAAGCCCGCCTCGCACCGCGGCAAGGGCTGGGAGGAGGTCACCGACCAGGCCATCCGCGCCCTGGCCGAGCGCGACGCACCACTGGTGGGCATCCTGTGGGGGCGCGACGCACGGAGCCTGCGCCCGCTCATGCCGGGCGTGCCCTGTGTGGAGTCGACCCACCCCAGCCCGATGTCGGCGCACAACGGGTTCTTCGGCTCGCGCCCGTTCAGCCGCGCGAACGCCTCGTTGCAGGAGCAGGGCGCCGAGCCGCTGGACTGGCGGCTGCCGTAG
- a CDS encoding MgtC/SapB family protein, translating to MDMDMDDFMASFQGQGWAQVLALAVALVLCTLIGLERELRQKNAGLRTHTLVGVGAALFMVVSKYAFFDVIDDEGIALDPSRVAAQIASGVGFIGAGVIFVRQDIVRGLTTAATIWVAAAVGTAAGAGLWLVAAAVTAAHYLVSLGYPPVLRLVTRRRPSTAPLRLAYEDGRGTLRSILAEVTERGFRVLEVHTQSSDSGHPHGALIDLTLQVRGGAGRHGFQELAAALTETPGVVSVRAGEPADEE from the coding sequence ATGGACATGGACATGGACGACTTCATGGCGAGCTTCCAGGGCCAGGGCTGGGCGCAGGTCCTGGCCCTGGCCGTCGCGCTCGTGCTGTGCACGCTCATCGGGCTGGAGCGCGAGCTGCGGCAGAAGAACGCGGGACTGCGCACCCACACCCTGGTCGGCGTCGGCGCCGCGCTGTTCATGGTGGTCAGCAAGTACGCGTTCTTCGACGTCATCGACGACGAAGGCATCGCCCTGGATCCCTCCCGGGTGGCCGCGCAGATCGCGTCGGGCGTCGGCTTCATCGGCGCCGGCGTCATCTTCGTGCGCCAGGACATCGTCCGCGGACTGACCACCGCGGCCACGATCTGGGTGGCCGCGGCCGTGGGTACCGCGGCCGGGGCCGGGCTGTGGCTGGTGGCCGCCGCCGTTACGGCCGCTCACTACCTCGTTTCGCTGGGCTACCCCCCGGTGCTGCGGCTGGTCACCCGCCGGCGCCCCTCCACCGCCCCCCTCCGCCTGGCCTACGAGGACGGCCGCGGCACACTGCGCTCCATCCTGGCCGAGGTCACCGAGCGCGGGTTCCGGGTGCTGGAGGTGCACACCCAGAGCAGCGACTCCGGACACCCGCACGGCGCCCTCATCGACCTGACCCTGCAGGTGCGCGGCGGCGCGGGCCGGCACGGGTTCCAGGAACTGGCGGCGGCGCTGACGGAGACCCCGGGTGTGGTGTCGGTGCGCGCGGGCGAACCGGCGGACGAGGAGTGA
- a CDS encoding glycoside hydrolase family 15 protein, translating to MSGWIEDYALIGDMQTAALVGRDGSVDWLCLPHFDSPSCFAALLGDEQNGNWWMRPASGEPRAARRRYRPETLILESEWDTPEGSVRVIDFMPPRGGAPHLVRIVEGLAGTVRMQTAMRVRFDYGNVVPWIHRSGTELVAIAGPDAVWMSSPVPMEGHNFVHDATFTVSAGQRVPFVMTWHPSQVEESDHLDAEKALSRTERFWRQWVDQCSYEGEYRDAVVRSLITLKALTYRPTGGIVAAPTTSLPEEVGGVRNWDYRYCWLRDATITLEALIRSGYTDEAQAWREWLVRAVAGEPQHMQIMYGVRGERRLAEWEADWLPGYEDSRPVRIGNAAVGQYQLDVYGEVMDVLHLARRSGLQGGEHVWGLQRSLVNYLEWCWDEPDEGLWEVRGPRQHFVHSKVMAWVAADRAVRMIEDFGKEGPLERWRALRDTIHAEVCEYGFDARRNTFTQYYGGKELDAALLLMPEVGFLPYSDPRIVGTIEAIRDDLMIDGFVMRYRTDRDDAADHLPGEEGAFLACSFWMANALLSIGREKEARELFDRLLALRNDVGLLAEEYEAKKGRLVGNFPQAFSHVPLVTTALNLSHQNGLRRGEPAV from the coding sequence GTGTCCGGCTGGATTGAGGATTACGCGCTGATCGGCGACATGCAGACCGCAGCTCTCGTGGGGCGCGACGGCTCCGTGGACTGGCTCTGCCTTCCCCACTTCGACTCCCCTTCCTGCTTCGCCGCGCTGCTGGGCGACGAGCAGAACGGCAACTGGTGGATGCGCCCGGCCAGCGGCGAGCCCCGCGCGGCGCGGCGGCGCTACCGGCCCGAGACGCTCATCCTGGAATCCGAGTGGGACACCCCCGAGGGCTCGGTGCGCGTCATCGACTTCATGCCGCCGCGCGGCGGCGCCCCCCACCTCGTGCGCATCGTCGAAGGCCTGGCCGGCACCGTGCGGATGCAGACCGCGATGCGGGTGCGCTTCGACTACGGCAACGTGGTGCCCTGGATCCACCGCAGCGGCACCGAACTGGTGGCCATCGCCGGGCCCGACGCGGTGTGGATGAGCTCCCCGGTGCCCATGGAGGGCCACAACTTCGTCCACGACGCCACCTTCACCGTCAGCGCCGGACAGCGCGTCCCCTTCGTCATGACCTGGCACCCCTCCCAGGTCGAGGAGTCCGACCACCTCGACGCCGAGAAGGCGCTCTCGCGCACCGAGCGCTTCTGGCGCCAGTGGGTGGACCAGTGCAGCTACGAGGGCGAGTACCGCGACGCCGTGGTCCGCTCCCTGATCACGCTGAAGGCGCTGACCTACCGCCCCACCGGCGGGATCGTGGCCGCGCCCACCACCTCCCTGCCCGAGGAGGTCGGCGGGGTGCGCAACTGGGACTACCGCTACTGCTGGCTGCGCGACGCCACCATCACGCTGGAGGCGCTCATCCGCAGCGGCTACACCGACGAGGCCCAGGCCTGGCGCGAGTGGCTGGTGCGCGCGGTGGCCGGCGAACCCCAGCACATGCAGATCATGTACGGCGTGCGCGGCGAGCGCCGGCTGGCCGAATGGGAGGCCGACTGGCTGCCCGGCTACGAGGACTCCCGCCCGGTGCGCATCGGGAACGCCGCGGTGGGCCAGTACCAGCTCGACGTCTACGGAGAGGTCATGGACGTGCTGCACCTGGCGCGGCGCAGCGGCCTGCAGGGCGGCGAACACGTCTGGGGGCTGCAGCGCTCCCTGGTCAACTACCTGGAATGGTGCTGGGACGAGCCCGACGAAGGGCTGTGGGAAGTCCGCGGGCCGCGCCAGCACTTCGTCCACTCCAAGGTCATGGCCTGGGTGGCCGCCGACCGCGCGGTGCGCATGATCGAGGACTTCGGCAAGGAGGGGCCCCTCGAGCGCTGGCGGGCGCTGCGCGACACCATCCACGCCGAGGTCTGCGAATACGGCTTCGACGCCCGCCGCAACACCTTCACCCAGTACTACGGCGGCAAGGAGCTCGACGCCGCGCTGCTGCTCATGCCCGAGGTCGGCTTCCTCCCCTACAGCGACCCCCGCATCGTCGGCACCATCGAAGCCATCCGCGACGACCTGATGATCGACGGCTTCGTCATGCGCTACCGCACCGACCGCGACGACGCCGCCGACCACCTGCCCGGCGAAGAGGGCGCGTTTTTGGCCTGCAGCTTCTGGATGGCCAACGCGCTGCTGTCGATCGGCCGCGAGAAGGAGGCCCGCGAGCTGTTCGACCGGCTGCTGGCCCTGCGCAACGACGTCGGGCTGCTGGCCGAGGAGTACGAGGCGAAGAAGGGCCGCCTGGTCGGCAATTTCCCGCAGGCGTTCAGCCACGTGCCGCTCGTCACCACCGCGCTCAACCTCTCCCACCAGAACGGCCTCCGTCGCGGCGAACCCGCGGTCTGA
- the yczE gene encoding membrane protein YczE, whose protein sequence is MSALPLLSGFVRRLFDVPLLPPPRGRRLVQLYAGLCAFGLGCALLISSQLGAMPWDVLHQGLARRTGLSVGACSILTSAATMLLWIPLRRRVGVGTLSNAVVVGLSVDASLWLLPEPEGLAARWAALAAGTVLTGLATGCYIGARLGPGPRDGLMVGLAERTRLSVRTARTAIEVAVVVAGALLGGTLGVGTLLFAVAIGPLTQLFLPLLTVGAADRGATGAREPR, encoded by the coding sequence GTGTCTGCGCTGCCGCTGCTGTCCGGTTTCGTGCGCCGCCTGTTCGACGTTCCGCTCCTGCCGCCGCCGCGCGGCCGGCGCCTGGTGCAGCTGTACGCGGGCCTGTGCGCGTTCGGGCTCGGCTGCGCGCTGCTCATCTCCTCGCAGCTGGGCGCTATGCCGTGGGACGTGCTGCACCAGGGCCTGGCCCGGCGCACGGGGCTGTCGGTGGGCGCCTGCAGCATCCTCACCTCGGCGGCCACGATGCTGCTGTGGATTCCGCTGCGCCGGCGGGTGGGGGTGGGCACTCTCAGCAACGCCGTGGTTGTCGGGCTCTCGGTGGACGCCTCGCTGTGGCTGCTGCCGGAACCGGAGGGTCTCGCCGCCCGCTGGGCCGCGCTGGCGGCGGGGACCGTGCTCACGGGCCTGGCCACCGGGTGCTACATCGGCGCCCGGCTGGGCCCCGGACCGCGCGACGGGCTCATGGTCGGGCTGGCCGAGCGCACCCGGTTGTCGGTGCGCACCGCCCGCACCGCCATCGAGGTCGCCGTGGTGGTCGCCGGCGCCCTGCTCGGCGGCACACTGGGCGTGGGCACCCTGCTCTTCGCCGTGGCGATCGGCCCGCTGACCCAGCTCTTCCTGCCGCTGCTGACGGTGGGCGCCGCCGATCGCGGTGCGACCGGGGCGCGCGAACCGAGGTGA
- the yczR gene encoding MocR-like transcription factor YczR produces MVGERRINGHLLARLVGPDAGGRPYYRTLGRAVSGLILDGRVPTFTRLPAERDLAAALGVSRNTVTAAYTWLRENGFLDSRQGAGSWTVLPDGGTSSGVLLPRTEHVDLGVAAPAAVDGIQHAARLAVDQLAAHVGGIGYNPRGLPELRHAIARRYVERGLPTGPEQIFVTGGAMHAVAMLMDMLTEPGDSLLMESPTYPHAVDAARRLEARVRTVGVTPSGWDMEHVLDAFRRIKPAAAYLIPDFQNPTGVLMDDEERAAVAAEARRAGSMLVVDEGVAELAIDSGDLPAPLAAHDTDGRIFTVGSAAKTFWGGLRIGWIRTTPPMVERLTSARQRLDLSSSLLDQLTVTHLLADTLRIRAERSRQLRRNRDALVTALREHLPGWEFTRPSGGLVLWAGLPRAAATALADSAAEHGVHLAPGPLFGADGTLERRVRLAYTHPPEVLAEGVERLARAWAQTLSRPARPGSGLYV; encoded by the coding sequence GTGGTTGGTGAGCGCCGTATCAACGGCCACCTGCTGGCCCGCCTGGTCGGTCCCGACGCCGGCGGCCGGCCCTACTACCGCACGCTCGGCCGGGCCGTCAGCGGCCTCATCCTGGACGGCCGGGTGCCCACCTTCACCCGGCTGCCCGCCGAACGGGACCTCGCCGCGGCCCTGGGGGTCAGCCGCAACACCGTCACCGCCGCCTACACCTGGCTGCGCGAGAACGGCTTTCTGGACAGCCGCCAGGGCGCGGGCAGCTGGACCGTACTGCCCGACGGCGGCACGTCGTCGGGCGTGCTGCTGCCCCGCACCGAGCACGTCGACCTGGGCGTGGCCGCCCCGGCCGCCGTCGACGGCATCCAGCACGCCGCCCGGCTGGCCGTGGACCAGCTGGCCGCCCACGTCGGCGGCATCGGCTACAACCCCCGCGGGCTGCCCGAGCTGCGCCACGCCATCGCGCGGCGCTACGTCGAGCGGGGTCTACCCACCGGTCCCGAGCAGATCTTCGTCACCGGCGGCGCCATGCACGCCGTCGCGATGCTCATGGACATGCTCACGGAACCGGGCGACAGCCTGCTGATGGAGTCGCCCACCTACCCCCACGCCGTCGACGCCGCCCGGCGCCTGGAGGCCCGGGTGCGCACCGTCGGGGTCACACCCTCCGGTTGGGACATGGAGCACGTGCTCGACGCCTTCCGCCGCATCAAGCCCGCTGCCGCCTACCTCATCCCCGACTTCCAGAACCCCACGGGTGTGCTGATGGACGACGAGGAGCGCGCCGCGGTGGCGGCCGAGGCCCGGCGCGCGGGCAGCATGCTCGTCGTCGACGAAGGCGTGGCCGAGCTCGCCATCGACTCCGGCGACCTGCCCGCCCCGCTGGCCGCCCACGACACCGACGGCCGCATCTTCACCGTGGGATCGGCGGCCAAGACCTTCTGGGGCGGCCTGCGCATCGGCTGGATCCGCACCACCCCGCCCATGGTCGAGCGCCTGACCTCCGCCCGCCAGCGTCTGGACCTGTCCAGCTCGCTGCTGGACCAGCTCACCGTCACCCATCTGCTCGCCGACACCCTGCGCATCCGCGCCGAACGCAGCCGCCAGCTGCGCCGCAACCGCGACGCCCTGGTCACCGCGCTGCGCGAGCACCTGCCCGGCTGGGAGTTCACCCGGCCCTCCGGCGGGCTGGTGCTGTGGGCGGGGCTGCCCCGCGCCGCCGCCACCGCGCTGGCCGACAGCGCCGCCGAGCACGGCGTCCACCTGGCGCCCGGGCCGCTGTTCGGCGCCGACGGAACGCTGGAGCGCCGCGTGCGCCTGGCCTACACCCATCCGCCCGAGGTACTGGCCGAGGGCGTCGAGCGGCTCGCCCGCGCCTGGGCGCAGACCCTGTCTCGCCCCGCCCGACCCGGCAGCGGCCTCTACGTCTGA